The region TACAGAGTGCCGTTGTCCTTTCAATTTCATctgaattgaataaaatttttacttggaACAGGATTAGAAAATGTGTCAATGTTTAATTTAcctatttctaaatttaatctttaattggCCGAGATATTTTCcgaattaaatgtaaaatcatTGACATTAATAATGTTCAAACATCTTTCTCTTATAAAATCAGTCTTTAAtatctttcaataaaaaaaaaagtaacaaaacacctgaatataatgttaaatgtataatgtagtaatgtgtatatatattatgtaatatataataatatttatatatatgtatggtGTGTATCTTTTATGTACAAGAATTTTTATCCCAAAAACCTCCAGATCCACAAATCGGAGTAAGACGCCGTCCGAGCTCCTCGCCCTCGGTTCTCACGACGAATCTAAAAATTCGTATCGCGCTATCGACACGGGAACGCCGGAGACATTCCCGCCGGGAAAACGTCGTCGGGTTTGAACATCGCGGCTCACCTCGTCTCTCCGAACCGTCCTCGGCTGATccgccgtcgcgtcggcgtcgtgcTTGCCGTCCTGCGGTTTTCCTCGCCTGCGCCGGACCTCCATCGCCATCGTACCCAAGATCCGttgggaagagagagagatagagagagatcGTCAGATCTCCCCAGGACGACGAGGCGGGAGATGAGGACTGATCCCGGGTGTCGCTCCGAAACGATGTGCGAGATCCGCCGTTTAAAGGGCACCTCGCGAGATCCGGCCGCCCACACGTCAGCGTCGCTCTCGCTCGACCCGCTGGACCTCTCTCTCACGGAGGTCGCGTGGCTTCGATCTTCCCCCCCGACGATTCTCGCGGGTCCCTGAAACGCTCTTCCGGTAGTTGAGGTAGTTACGATAATTCCCGTGTCAGGAGTCAGGACTCCGCGTGCGGTCGTGGCAGAGATCGAGGAGCCGAACTCTCTCGCGGCACGCTGCCCGTCGCCGAGGTTAGCACGAGTTTGAGATAACGGTACTTGCCGTCGCCGGGGATCGCTCGTCCGCCGGTGGTTCTGCGCACCGCGCGGCAAAGTCCCGCGTCTGCTCCCGCTCTCGGGACGCGTCTTCGCGGCATTCCCGTCGCTATCACCGCGGACGACCCACGTGTCGTCCCCGCCATCCTGTTCCCCGTTCCCTCGACACTTCTCTTGGAATGCGCGATTAAAACGACCGTGACTACCACTATCTGTGACGAACGCTTTTGGAACGAAACGATAACGATTCGAAACAAACGACGCGGCAGTCGAACAAGTTGTTATCTTTTTGAGAATAATGTGTACAggattttagattttttctggaaataatGAAACTGTCCCATTCTGGGCACAAAAATCAGTAAAAATGAAAGACTACGTTGCTTCCTTTGCAATTTCATTGTCCACCTGACACCTATTatctttaacattattaatttctattgtcTTTATCATGTTTCAGCTATTTTGTGTgtcaagagaaattatttatttatttttcttgcatCTACATTGGCGGATAACCtttgaataaaaagaagacAAGATCAGGACTCTgttatcattaatttatcaCCACAAACATGGATACTGACAAAGTATTGTGTCCGATATGTGCCAAGGAATTCGATTCCTCTGTCATCGAGGCCCATGCCAGCAGGTGCTTATTCCTGAATGAATCTACGAAGGACGAAGGCACAATGTTGCTTAGAGACTCCAGCCCCACAATCAAAAGAAACAGGCTAAAGCCGGCAAGTGTGAAAAGAGTTAATCAAACGCCTGGCAAGAGAAAGAGTTCTTTGGATCAGCTAACTTCACAGAGTTTCAGGGACGAAGAAGATATTAAGGACGTCGTGCCACAGaaaagtgtaattttttttattattatagaactacaatatatgatataagaaaatatgtttatacaatcatataaataacatacatCTTGTTacacttaattattttgtaatatatgccAAAATGACTTCTACTTACAGACAGATAACGAAAGCAAGAAGCCACGCGGAAACGAGCGTGTACCCCTCGCAGAACAAATGAGACCTACGTCGCTACTAAACTTTGTAGGCCAGAAGCATATCCTTGGACCTCGCACCGTGCTCTCTGAACTCCTGCAAAAGGGCGAAATACCTAATATGATTCTCTGGGGTCCGCCTGGATGTGGCAAAGTACATGCTATTGCTTGTCCGTTAGAATTTTTGCATGTTGGTCGTATGTTGGAACGTACCTATATGTAttgatttctttctttctttgcaGACATCTTTGGCTAATGTCATAGCGCATATATGCAAGAACGACCGTAAGCAACGATTTGTTAAGCTCTCTGCTGCAATGGCCGGCGTCCAGGAGGTAAAGGAAGTCATCAGTATCGCCAGCAATCATGTTAAATATGCGCAACGTACGATAGTGTTCATGGACGAGATACATAGGTTCAACAAGTTGCAGCAGGACGTGTTCCTGCCGCACGTCGAATCGGGAACCATTACTCTCATCGGGGCGACAACGGAAAATCCCTCGTTTAGCTTGAACTCCGCATTGCTGAGTCGATGCAGAGTGATCGTTTTGCACAAATTATCCATCGTGAATTTACTAGCGATCTTGAAGCGTGCAGTAATTTCGCTGGGAGGTATAATACATGCATCGGATAAAGGTGAAAGCACTTTGCAAAACATCAGCGAAGAAAACACATCGGAGGAAAGTAGACTCGAGATGGAATCGTCCTGCAATACGAAGTTTATTGTAGACGAACCGACGATAGAGTGGTTGGCTGGAACTTGCGACGGTGATGCTCGCATAGCGTTGGGAGGACTAGAAATGGCAGTACAATGTAAAGCACCGAACGAAAAGGAATTACTGGACGCTGGTCCGGCATTAATAACGCTGGACGACATCAAGGAGAGCCTGAAGAAAACGCATATGCTGTACGACAAGACGGGTGAACAACATTACGACATGATCTCTGCGTTACACAAGTCTGTCAGAGCCAGCGACGAGAACGCTTCGCTTTACTGGCTGACCAGAATGATCGCCGGCGGTGAGGATCCGGTTTATATCGCACGAAGATTAGTGAGGATGGCTAGTGAAGATATTGGCTTAGCTGATCCGAAAGCTCTTGGTTAgcaatttgtttatttataatttccaaactcacataaaatatatatttcgttagtAATTATATCgcagtatatataatagatttgtAGAatgattgatatttataacgcgattaatatttatgataacaTATGATTAGGCTTTACTTCAAATctgaaaatatctgaaatatatctGATGTAAACAATGTTGTGTAGGAATAGCAGTACACACGATGCACGGTTGCAAAATGATCGGGATGCCGGAGTGTGATGTTCTTTTAGCGCAATGTACGACTTATTTAGCGAGAGCACCAAAATCTAGACTGATGGAAGATGCGCTCAGAGCCGCGCAAAGAGCGGTAGCCGAGCATAAGGGCCCGCAGCCAGGAGTGCCCCTGCACTTGAGGAACGCCCCCACAAGACTCATGAAAGATTTGGGTAAATATTTGATTCTCCACCTTAATTtgcttttaataaatcgaATTATTACTTTAGGGTACGGTAAGGGATACAACATGATGCACAAGGACGAATCTGGATTGGGCTATCTGCCGGAGGGATTGGAAAATTTAGATTTCTTTGGAGATGACGAGGATAACATCTAGAAATGCTGTGGTAATTGCTTTAGTTTAGTTATATTTTGTCATGATATCGCGTCATTTGTTTCGTACAAAACGattcttattacattttataagttttatactAAATCTCTCAgggattaaaattttaattaacgtaaatGTAAGCTATagcatgtatatgtatatataattacaatataaaatatttttaataatagtacaggatgtagatatataatactgtaaaaatattaaaaaatatttttagtgaTCCCTCGCGCGACcagaaaagtaattaatttgagATTCagttgaataaaaatagactTAAATTTAGTTTAGTTATATTTTGTCACGATATTGCGTCATTTTTTCGTACAAAGagattcttataaaatttaaaagttttatactaAATCTCTCAgggattaaatttttatgcattaaCATAAATGTAAGCTATAGCATGtacatatggaggggtaaaaatcACAGTGgttaagtcaaatttttaaaaatattttttcgtgtgcatagatgcactttatatattgtatagattgcatctatgcacgcgagaaaaaatttaaaaaaatttgacttacaccattatgacttttacccctccatatataattacaatataaaatatttttaataatagtacagggtgtatatataacactgtaaaaatattaaaatatattttagtgaTTCCTCGCGCGACcagaaaagtaataatttgaGATTCagttgaataaaaatagactTGATTTTAAGTTcaacgataatttttcatttaatcgCAAACCTGTATCACCAATTTCAATTCCTTAtgaatgcatatattttttccaaattatcgTTTTGTTATTAGCTGGCATATCTAcgatttctattaatttaatatcgttcTCTTCAgctaattttttcaagtcTGTTACATCTCGCAAACCCCAACTTGGATCCTGCGATTTCAAAGACTCGTTGAAATTTACGTTACTCTGCGGAGTGATCTGGCCATCGAAAGCGTACGGTCCGTACGTGATTAATAGCCCGTTCGGCTTCAGTAATTGGCCCGCGTTGATAAATAAACCGATGGTGCACTGGTACGGCGAGATATGCATCATGTTTgcgttatatatgtattccaAGCTGTTCGGCTTGAAGATACCGTCACCCCACATCCGGAAGTCCGTGGTGATGTCGATTCTCAAGgggttttttatattagagtATCCATTCGCGTACGCGGCGATGCTACTCAGAAGTCGCGGCTCGTACTCCGAAGGATAAAACGTGACGTGTGGGAAATGCGGCGCGAAATGTGCCATGTGCTGTCCTGAACCGGAGGATATCTCCAAGAATGTCTGATTGGTGCCGCGTTGGATGTACCGTTTTAAAACTGATAATATCGGATCCTTATTACGGTCCGCCGCAGGATAAACGAGCTTTTTGGCAGCCATAGTGTGCGACCTTGAAGAAATTTTCAGTTTTACTTCCTACAGTAAGTTTGTAgatgcatatattattacataatattgcCTGCTGTTATATTGCAAAGTGACGTGTGCAGTAAgctttgtaaaatttgttaaaatatatcatgttATTTGTATGTCATATCACTGTATGTCCTGATTAtttcacttcaaaaattgACTTGTGCCACTTTGAAATTAAACAGCTGAAGGGTAACCATTCTTCAATTTCAAATCTCACCTGTGATTAACAGCGTaatgaataatattcatttctaTGTTATGCTAGATGTAACATTTATAGCAAGAGATTGCATACCctgaaaaatgcaaatattttcttttactattatatataaaaatttatatataaaattgtatatttgaCTTTGTTAGGaatcttaattattgaaaCGAATATATTGTTGTGTCCAATACTTAAGAAACAAGTTAATATTTCGATAagtaaacttaaaatattatagataggagactgaaaataaatagtattGAGAGAGataatagagaataaaaatatttaatttaatgatattgatttttattaatggataataatttattatacaattagctatatatttgatataattttcattctcATGGTttcttaaaacatattttacatttgattGTTAATCTCCATTTCTGAATCGATATAATTGTCCTAAAGAAATTGGAGGTATCGCCAAACAGTccaagtatttaaaaaaaactaaagtaTTCTAACAAGTCTTTGTGCAAGATATGTACAGAAACACAATCCCTATAGAGTCCGCAGAAGATACATGTCATACATAAAGAAACCTTTCATGTCAAtcataacaaattatattgctcttcaattataataattaactataatttcaatgtttcCTTTTATCCGTGTCGTCTTTTCCTTTGGgtgttacttttttctttttctcttggCTCTTTTTACTTTTCGTTAATTCTGGtatatatacagagtgtccggttttctttaaatgttcaaataatttatttttactaggAAACTCAGATGAGCAAGAAACACAGCGATGAGTCAGATCGTCAAATCCATCAAATCCATCCGCGACTgaatcctttttatttttgccttTACTCTCTCGTTCCTCTTTCTTAGAACCTTTCTTTGCTTTGTCGGCTTTCAGTCTTTCATCAACAACACTTGCTTCTTCCATCACTCTGCCTTCACTCTCTGCTTCTTGGTCCTCTTCTTTGTGCGTCTCTTCTTTATTTCGCAACTGTTTACTCAGCTCTATTTTCCTCTGCTGTAACTTCTTGCGTTGTTTCTTTGACAGCCATATTTCCTCGTTAATGCTCTCCGTGTTGTCGTCGCTAGCAAGTTCAAGCACAGGATTAGGATTTTGAATACtacgcttcttcttcttctttttcttccgaCGACTCGACAGCGCGACGTCTTCTTCCTGATCAGATATTAATTCGTCTTCGGAAGTTATGTTATCATcttcattttctattttatgtgAAAATGAAATACTTTCACCCATTTCTGGTCCCGCGGCCAGTGGGACATCTCCATCTGTTTTCGTTTTCTCGGTTGTCGGTTGAGAACATCTTGGATTTTCCTCATCGTCCGACATCAGTTCGGCAGGAGAGATATCACCGTCATTATCCTCGTCATTCGGTTTCGAATCGCTTCGAGGAGGGTTCAGCAAGAAATCAGGCATCTGTGAATCTGTTGCTAATTTAGGCCCGTTCAGCGAAACTGATTCTTCTTCCGTGCTCGAATCGCTTTCTCGAGAACTACTACGGAGATCCTCGTCCTCGATCGGCATGACACGTTTGAGTGCGCTGACGTTTTCCTTGTGCTTCTTCGAGATCTCGTGATTTGCGAAAGCCTTGTGCGTCTGAAAAATCTTATCGCAAGCGATACAATAAAATGCATCTGGATTGCTGTTTCTCGTCGTTACCTTCCTGTCATCTATTCCGAACTCCGCCGTTAGATTCGCCTCGATGTTCTTCAGCTGTGCCTCCATGTTCGAGAACTTGGACCATTCGGATTCAGCTTGAGATTGATCCCGCAACAGTCTCTGCCTCTCCAGCAGCTGCTCCTTCCTCCGCTCCTCTGCCTTGCGGAAGTTCTCGCGGGCGCGTTCGGCCAGCTTCGCCGCGTATACCTGCACACGCTTGTCGCGCTTTCGAACAAAAGCAACCAGATTCCGCACCATCTCGTTCCTCTCGCGCTTCGCCTTGTCGCGCACTTTCTTGTTCTCCTTCTTGGCAATCCTGATAATCTGCCGGTTCCGTATTTCGCGTATGTCGTACCGATCCACCCAAGCGTAGGATCTTTTGGTACTGTAACTCTGCCAGTAGGCATAGAAATCGCCCACCGTATCCTCGTAGGAGCTCTGAGAGTCACCAAAGCCAGGTACTTCCTCGTCGGAATCGCCGTCTTCGGCGAACTCAGCGTCCTCCGCCGCCAATTGCTCGAAAACCTTTCTGTAGACAGTGTAGAAACCCTTCTCGTCGTCCCCGTAGCCCTTGAAGCACGAGAGGGAGAAGTATGGGAAAAGATTGATGGAGTCGTCTTTGTAATCCTCCCCGATGCCACCTTTCAGGATGGCCTCGCGATGATTGTCATACCAAGCACGCTCGTGGGGATCGCTCAGTACCTCCCACGCTTGCTGAACAAGCTGGAACTGTTCCTTAGCCTCATCCGGACTGTCGAGGTTCTTATCTGGATGCCATTTCAACGCCAGCTTCCTGTACGCTTTTTTTATGTCGTCATCGGGGGCATCTCTCTCGACTCCCAATACTTCGTAGTAACACTTCATTGTACCGCTGTACGATTACGCACTGCTGGACACAATTTCCTTACTTAAACCACAAACCGTACGCTAAAAGA is a window of Temnothorax longispinosus isolate EJ_2023e chromosome 1, Tlon_JGU_v1, whole genome shotgun sequence DNA encoding:
- the LOC139812932 gene encoding ATPase WRNIP1, translated to MDTDKVLCPICAKEFDSSVIEAHASRCLFLNESTKDEGTMLLRDSSPTIKRNRLKPASVKRVNQTPGKRKSSLDQLTSQSFRDEEDIKDVVPQKSTDNESKKPRGNERVPLAEQMRPTSLLNFVGQKHILGPRTVLSELLQKGEIPNMILWGPPGCGKTSLANVIAHICKNDRKQRFVKLSAAMAGVQEVKEVISIASNHVKYAQRTIVFMDEIHRFNKLQQDVFLPHVESGTITLIGATTENPSFSLNSALLSRCRVIVLHKLSIVNLLAILKRAVISLGGIIHASDKGESTLQNISEENTSEESRLEMESSCNTKFIVDEPTIEWLAGTCDGDARIALGGLEMAVQCKAPNEKELLDAGPALITLDDIKESLKKTHMLYDKTGEQHYDMISALHKSVRASDENASLYWLTRMIAGGEDPVYIARRLVRMASEDIGLADPKALGIAVHTMHGCKMIGMPECDVLLAQCTTYLARAPKSRLMEDALRAAQRAVAEHKGPQPGVPLHLRNAPTRLMKDLGYGKGYNMMHKDESGLGYLPEGLENLDFFGDDEDNI
- the LOC139812958 gene encoding methyltransferase-like 26; protein product: MNIIHYAVNHRSHTMAAKKLVYPAADRNKDPILSVLKRYIQRGTNQTFLEISSGSGQHMAHFAPHFPHVTFYPSEYEPRLLSSIAAYANGYSNIKNPLRIDITTDFRMWGDGIFKPNSLEYIYNANMMHISPYQCTIGLFINAGQLLKPNGLLITYGPYAFDGQITPQSNVNFNESLKSQDPSWGLRDVTDLKKLAEENDIKLIEIVDMPANNKTIIWKKYMHS
- the LOC139812893 gene encoding dnaJ homolog subfamily C member 21, which gives rise to MKCYYEVLGVERDAPDDDIKKAYRKLALKWHPDKNLDSPDEAKEQFQLVQQAWEVLSDPHERAWYDNHREAILKGGIGEDYKDDSINLFPYFSLSCFKGYGDDEKGFYTVYRKVFEQLAAEDAEFAEDGDSDEEVPGFGDSQSSYEDTVGDFYAYWQSYSTKRSYAWVDRYDIREIRNRQIIRIAKKENKKVRDKAKRERNEMVRNLVAFVRKRDKRVQVYAAKLAERARENFRKAEERRKEQLLERQRLLRDQSQAESEWSKFSNMEAQLKNIEANLTAEFGIDDRKVTTRNSNPDAFYCIACDKIFQTHKAFANHEISKKHKENVSALKRVMPIEDEDLRSSSRESDSSTEEESVSLNGPKLATDSQMPDFLLNPPRSDSKPNDEDNDGDISPAELMSDDEENPRCSQPTTEKTKTDGDVPLAAGPEMGESISFSHKIENEDDNITSEDELISDQEEDVALSSRRKKKKKKKRSIQNPNPVLELASDDNTESINEEIWLSKKQRKKLQQRKIELSKQLRNKEETHKEEDQEAESEGRVMEEASVVDERLKADKAKKGSKKEERESKGKNKKDSVADGFDGFDDLTHRCVSCSSEFPSKNKLFEHLKKTGHSVYIPELTKSKKSQEKKKKVTPKGKDDTDKRKH